A region of Pseudarthrobacter sp. NIBRBAC000502770 DNA encodes the following proteins:
- a CDS encoding NAD(P)-dependent oxidoreductase: protein MDTKLKVAVLGTGIMGAAMARNLLRAGHEVSVWNRDRAKTEPLAADGARRAANPSDAVKAADVVLTMLFDAAAVEDVMRAAAAGVRPGMAWVQSTTVGVQDVPVLAKLAAELGLDLVEAPVSGTRAPAEAGQLLVLAAGPDSVRQRVAPVLDAIGARTIWTGQDPAEGSAARLKLVVNSWVIAASNAAGEVVALAEALGVDPQQFLNVIDGGGLDLPYLRTKMGLILDGGLEPASFAVDTACKDAHLIVDAAAEQGLKLDGAEAFAARLDRAAGQGRSKQDMAAAYYSSR, encoded by the coding sequence ATGGATACCAAGCTCAAAGTCGCAGTGCTCGGGACGGGAATCATGGGAGCGGCCATGGCCCGGAACCTCCTGCGGGCCGGCCATGAAGTCTCGGTATGGAACCGGGACAGGGCCAAAACGGAACCCCTGGCTGCTGACGGCGCCCGGCGTGCCGCCAACCCTTCCGACGCCGTCAAGGCGGCCGACGTGGTCCTGACCATGCTCTTCGACGCGGCCGCGGTGGAAGATGTCATGCGGGCTGCGGCCGCCGGCGTCCGGCCCGGCATGGCCTGGGTGCAGTCCACCACGGTGGGCGTCCAGGACGTTCCCGTTTTGGCCAAACTGGCCGCGGAGCTCGGCCTGGACCTGGTGGAGGCGCCCGTTTCCGGCACCCGGGCCCCGGCCGAAGCCGGCCAGCTCCTGGTACTTGCCGCCGGACCCGATTCGGTGCGCCAGCGGGTGGCGCCGGTGCTGGATGCCATCGGAGCCCGGACCATCTGGACGGGGCAGGACCCTGCCGAAGGCTCCGCCGCCCGGCTGAAACTCGTGGTGAACAGCTGGGTCATTGCTGCCTCCAATGCCGCCGGTGAGGTGGTTGCCCTGGCGGAGGCGCTGGGCGTCGATCCGCAGCAGTTCCTCAACGTGATCGACGGCGGCGGCCTGGACCTTCCCTACCTGCGGACCAAGATGGGGCTCATCCTGGACGGGGGACTCGAGCCGGCGTCCTTCGCCGTGGACACCGCCTGCAAGGACGCACACTTGATTGTCGATGCCGCCGCCGAGCAGGGCTTGAAGCTTGACGGTGCCGAAGCGTTCGCCGCAAGGCTGGACCGGGCAGCCGGGCAGGGCCGCAGCAAGCAGGACATGGCCGCGGCTTACTACTCCAGCCGGTAG
- a CDS encoding SulP family inorganic anion transporter — translation MAVADRPRPTRQPDNVLAALRSPRQLTREVLAGMVTTLALVPEVISFSIVAGVDPMVSLVASIVLALAMSILGGRPGVVTAAAGSVALVIAPLVHEHGVQYVLPTVLLAGVIQVVFGLAGLARLMRFIPRSVMIGFVNALGVLIFMAQVPHVLNVPWLAYVLFAVTLAIIFVLPRFTKVVPSPLVAIVVVTAIAILAGLAVPTVADEGPLTGRMPGITPFLVPLDVGTFRLVLPTALSVAFVGLMETLLTAKLVDDITETPSHKGRESWGLGVSNILAGFYGGIAGCAMIGQTVLNVKTGQARTRISTVVAGVFLLALVTGLSSIMAQIPMVALAAVMMVVAVTTVDWHSVKPSTLKRMPVPETLVMGATVAVVVFTGNLAYGVLVGVILAMVLFARRVAHVITVERTLADDGGSVRYEVVGPLFFGSSNDLVEHFAYGDDPASVTIDLSRAQIWDASTVAALDSIETKYADHGATVAIEGLDERSTGFHRRLTGHLGA, via the coding sequence TTGGCCGTCGCCGACCGCCCCCGCCCCACCCGGCAACCGGATAATGTCCTGGCCGCGCTCCGCTCTCCCCGGCAGCTGACCCGTGAGGTCCTCGCCGGCATGGTCACCACGCTCGCACTGGTCCCGGAGGTCATTTCGTTCTCGATCGTGGCCGGGGTGGATCCGATGGTCAGCCTGGTCGCCTCCATCGTGCTCGCCCTGGCGATGTCCATCCTCGGCGGACGGCCCGGCGTCGTGACGGCCGCCGCCGGCTCGGTGGCCCTGGTCATCGCCCCACTGGTCCACGAGCACGGCGTCCAGTACGTCCTGCCCACGGTGCTTCTCGCCGGCGTCATCCAGGTGGTCTTTGGCCTGGCAGGCCTTGCCCGGCTGATGCGGTTCATCCCGCGCTCGGTGATGATCGGGTTCGTTAACGCCTTGGGTGTGCTGATCTTTATGGCGCAGGTGCCGCACGTCCTCAATGTTCCCTGGCTCGCCTACGTCCTGTTCGCCGTAACGCTGGCCATCATTTTCGTCCTCCCGCGCTTCACCAAGGTGGTCCCGTCGCCGCTGGTGGCCATTGTCGTCGTCACGGCGATTGCCATCCTTGCGGGCCTTGCCGTTCCGACCGTCGCCGACGAAGGGCCTCTCACCGGCCGGATGCCGGGAATCACCCCGTTCCTGGTTCCGCTTGATGTTGGGACGTTCCGGCTGGTGCTGCCCACGGCCCTAAGCGTGGCGTTCGTCGGCCTCATGGAAACCCTCCTCACGGCGAAACTTGTCGATGACATCACGGAAACCCCCTCGCACAAGGGCCGCGAGTCGTGGGGCCTGGGCGTCTCAAACATCCTCGCCGGCTTCTATGGCGGCATCGCCGGCTGCGCCATGATCGGCCAGACGGTCCTCAACGTGAAGACCGGGCAGGCGCGTACCCGTATCTCGACGGTTGTGGCCGGGGTGTTCCTGCTGGCCCTGGTGACGGGGCTGAGCTCGATCATGGCGCAGATTCCCATGGTGGCCCTTGCCGCGGTCATGATGGTCGTGGCCGTTACCACGGTGGACTGGCACAGCGTCAAACCGTCCACGCTGAAGCGGATGCCGGTCCCCGAGACGCTCGTCATGGGTGCCACTGTCGCCGTGGTGGTCTTCACCGGCAACCTCGCCTACGGCGTGCTGGTGGGCGTCATCCTGGCGATGGTGCTCTTCGCCCGCCGGGTGGCCCACGTCATCACCGTCGAGCGGACCCTGGCGGACGACGGCGGGAGCGTGCGTTATGAGGTGGTGGGGCCGCTGTTCTTCGGCAGCAGCAACGACCTGGTGGAGCATTTCGCGTACGGCGACGATCCCGCCTCGGTGACCATTGACCTTAGCCGCGCCCAGATTTGGGACGCGTCAACGGTGGCCGCCTTGGACTCCATCGAAACCAAATACGCGGACCACGGCGCGACGGTGGCCATCGAAGGCCTCGATGAGCGCAGCACCGGTTTCCACCGCCGCCTCACTGGGCATCTGGGCGCCTGA
- a CDS encoding glycosyltransferase family 87 protein encodes MRSALNSGRGLLGGFIVVHLVFLVFAASLSLRGEAFSDTFIYRDWAMAGFNDANLRGGPSPWVYPILALFPMAIAGLAGPGPFFFLWVLMTTLLNGWALLKLTARGRNVNAIPAGWWWLAFTFLMGWLGFARVDGLTAPLVLVALAYGVQRPFIASVLLAIGTWVKVWPAAIMLALFAVVKNRLLVVLAGVAATAGVVALAAALGSVPKLLNFLTQQGDRGMQLEATFTTPWLWLSVLNVGGSRMYMNTDINSMQVDGPGTATMSVLMQPLLVLAALLVAGLAFWALHNGKQHKVAGGVDRTELLLAGALALAAAFVVFNKVGSPQFMVWLGPAVAVGLAHSWREWRVPALMLIAIAVATYFIYPLFYDALSHNNPWMALVLTIRNILVVVLFLWSVRRLYSLGKKTAAPAPALKET; translated from the coding sequence GTGCGCAGCGCACTGAATTCCGGGCGCGGACTGCTGGGCGGCTTCATCGTGGTGCACCTTGTCTTCCTGGTCTTCGCCGCTTCCCTCTCCCTGCGCGGGGAAGCCTTCAGCGACACGTTCATCTACCGTGACTGGGCCATGGCCGGCTTCAACGACGCGAACTTGAGGGGCGGGCCCAGCCCCTGGGTATACCCCATCCTGGCCCTGTTCCCCATGGCCATTGCGGGCCTCGCAGGTCCAGGACCGTTCTTCTTCCTCTGGGTCCTCATGACAACACTGCTCAACGGCTGGGCGCTGCTGAAACTCACCGCACGGGGCCGCAACGTCAACGCCATCCCCGCGGGCTGGTGGTGGCTGGCCTTTACGTTCCTTATGGGCTGGCTGGGATTCGCCCGCGTTGACGGCCTCACCGCCCCCCTGGTCCTCGTGGCGCTGGCATACGGCGTCCAGCGCCCCTTCATTGCCTCGGTCCTGCTGGCCATCGGCACCTGGGTGAAGGTGTGGCCGGCGGCCATCATGCTGGCCCTCTTCGCCGTCGTCAAGAACCGCCTGCTGGTGGTACTGGCTGGAGTTGCGGCGACGGCGGGCGTCGTGGCGCTGGCGGCCGCCCTGGGCAGCGTCCCCAAGCTCCTGAACTTCCTCACCCAGCAGGGCGACCGCGGCATGCAGCTCGAAGCCACCTTCACCACCCCGTGGCTGTGGCTTTCCGTCCTGAACGTGGGCGGCTCCCGGATGTACATGAACACGGACATCAACTCCATGCAGGTGGACGGTCCGGGCACCGCCACCATGTCCGTGCTGATGCAGCCGCTCCTGGTCCTGGCCGCCCTGCTGGTGGCTGGCCTGGCTTTCTGGGCGCTCCACAACGGCAAGCAGCACAAGGTGGCCGGCGGCGTGGACCGGACTGAATTGCTTCTGGCCGGCGCCCTCGCCCTGGCAGCCGCCTTCGTGGTGTTCAACAAGGTGGGTTCGCCCCAGTTCATGGTGTGGCTGGGCCCTGCCGTCGCCGTCGGCCTCGCGCACAGCTGGCGCGAATGGCGCGTCCCGGCATTGATGCTGATCGCCATCGCTGTGGCCACCTACTTCATCTACCCGCTCTTCTACGACGCACTCAGCCACAACAACCCGTGGATGGCACTGGTGCTGACCATCCGCAACATCCTGGTGGTGGTCCTGTTCCTGTGGAGCGTCCGGCGCCTGTATTCGCTGGGCAAGAAAACCGCCGCACCCGCCCCCGCGCTCAAGGAGACCTGA
- a CDS encoding DUF202 domain-containing protein: MPSRAETPVHGDPGLQPERTDMAWGRTMLSLAVAGAVFLRWTTHHGWFTAPLVGACVITATAINLTRKPRFHRAINGIRHESIPPCITSIAAVSASVVVLAALGIWTVLFLPVQQ; this comes from the coding sequence ATGCCTTCACGAGCTGAAACGCCAGTCCATGGAGATCCCGGACTCCAGCCGGAACGCACAGACATGGCGTGGGGTCGCACGATGCTGTCCTTGGCAGTTGCGGGCGCCGTCTTCCTGCGTTGGACAACACACCACGGCTGGTTCACGGCGCCGCTGGTAGGGGCATGCGTCATCACCGCCACAGCTATCAACCTCACCCGCAAGCCGCGCTTTCACCGCGCCATCAACGGCATTCGACATGAATCGATTCCGCCTTGCATCACTTCGATCGCCGCCGTCTCGGCAAGCGTCGTGGTCCTTGCTGCCCTAGGGATCTGGACCGTACTGTTCCTCCCTGTCCAGCAGTGA
- a CDS encoding DUF3072 domain-containing protein — MSDSNQETIGSPEPEPNAGLNRDPEDWVTGDEPMTAAQRSYLYTLAREAGEELPADLSKADASKHIDRLQQRSNRVGGDGDNSAGS, encoded by the coding sequence ATGAGCGACAGCAACCAGGAAACAATCGGCAGCCCCGAACCGGAACCGAATGCAGGACTCAACAGGGACCCGGAAGACTGGGTGACCGGGGATGAGCCCATGACGGCGGCGCAGCGAAGCTACCTCTATACCCTCGCACGCGAGGCGGGCGAGGAACTTCCCGCGGACCTGAGCAAGGCGGACGCGTCAAAGCACATCGACCGGCTGCAGCAGCGCAGCAACCGCGTGGGCGGCGACGGGGACAACAGCGCCGGCAGTTAG
- the mptB gene encoding polyprenol phosphomannose-dependent alpha 1,6 mannosyltransferase MptB, which produces MTAGGSHLETSESRQGKPVDASAPARGRAYLATIEGFIGALMMFVGSIGTGWIANGSPMIRQPVVIALRTEGWGVAVSTVLLTAGAMLLMRSWLRLGQRLGDWGQSSLRSVVIAISAWSLPLLFCVPVFSRDVYAYTGQGRLVQEGQNPYEVGISTLNNWFALGADPAWAENRTPYGPYFLWLARGVVGLTGAQPDASVLLFRLLAGVGVLLCVIYVPKLAELHGINGARALWISVANPLFLISFIASAHNDALMVGLAVAGVYLAATRRYLLGILLVTASVGIKPITVLLLPFIGVMWAGPSASWPRKFLMWGATAGISFGVLALSGIPYNLGIGWTWAIMDPTPGYTGYSPSGFIGQQVEMLANALGLPGGTLATWLRTAMKWAAIALVLLLMFRGDYSRAVRRMALAFTAVVMLSPIIQPWYILWFLPFLAVTGIRDDWQIRSLYVGVTFFVVFGAQDQLSVWSFVELPIDASSLAFFTALAFTFYLLVLDIHTRKLLIEGRPLDLGRRGWQWAVERRAAHRRSAPQAPAAGDRSKSR; this is translated from the coding sequence ATGACGGCAGGCGGGTCACACCTTGAGACGTCGGAGAGCAGGCAGGGCAAACCGGTCGACGCCTCCGCGCCTGCCAGGGGCCGCGCCTACCTCGCCACCATCGAAGGCTTCATCGGCGCCCTGATGATGTTTGTCGGCTCTATCGGCACCGGCTGGATCGCCAACGGCTCACCCATGATCCGCCAGCCGGTGGTGATCGCGCTCCGCACCGAAGGGTGGGGTGTGGCGGTGTCCACCGTGCTGCTGACGGCCGGAGCCATGCTCCTGATGCGCTCCTGGTTGAGGCTTGGCCAGCGGTTGGGGGACTGGGGGCAGTCGTCGCTGCGGTCCGTTGTCATCGCCATTTCGGCCTGGTCGCTGCCCCTGTTGTTCTGCGTCCCCGTCTTTTCCCGCGACGTCTACGCCTACACAGGGCAGGGACGCCTGGTCCAGGAGGGCCAGAACCCTTACGAAGTGGGCATCTCCACCCTCAACAACTGGTTCGCGCTGGGCGCCGACCCCGCCTGGGCGGAAAACCGGACACCCTACGGCCCCTACTTCCTGTGGCTGGCGCGCGGCGTGGTGGGACTGACCGGTGCCCAACCGGATGCCTCGGTCCTGCTGTTCCGCCTGCTGGCCGGCGTCGGCGTCCTGCTCTGCGTCATCTACGTACCCAAACTGGCCGAACTGCACGGCATCAACGGTGCACGGGCCCTCTGGATCTCCGTGGCCAACCCGTTGTTCCTCATCAGCTTCATCGCCAGCGCCCACAACGACGCACTCATGGTGGGGCTCGCCGTCGCCGGCGTCTACCTGGCCGCCACCCGCCGCTACCTGCTGGGCATCCTCCTGGTCACCGCGTCCGTGGGCATCAAGCCCATTACCGTGCTGCTGCTGCCGTTCATCGGTGTCATGTGGGCAGGACCGTCTGCCTCCTGGCCACGCAAATTCCTGATGTGGGGAGCAACGGCCGGCATCAGCTTCGGCGTGCTGGCCCTCAGCGGCATCCCCTACAACCTGGGCATCGGCTGGACCTGGGCCATTATGGATCCCACCCCCGGCTACACCGGCTACTCGCCGTCCGGTTTCATCGGCCAGCAGGTGGAGATGCTCGCCAACGCCCTGGGCCTGCCCGGCGGAACGCTGGCCACCTGGCTGCGGACCGCCATGAAGTGGGCCGCCATCGCCTTGGTCCTGCTGCTCATGTTCCGCGGCGACTACTCCCGTGCGGTGCGCCGGATGGCCCTGGCGTTCACCGCCGTCGTGATGCTCTCACCCATCATCCAGCCCTGGTACATCCTGTGGTTCCTGCCGTTCCTGGCCGTCACCGGCATCCGGGACGACTGGCAGATCCGTTCCCTCTACGTCGGCGTGACGTTCTTCGTGGTGTTCGGCGCGCAGGACCAACTCTCGGTCTGGTCCTTCGTGGAACTGCCCATCGACGCGTCATCCCTGGCGTTCTTCACCGCCCTGGCCTTCACGTTCTACCTGCTGGTGCTGGACATCCACACCCGGAAACTGCTCATCGAGGGCAGGCCGCTGGACCTGGGCCGCCGCGGCTGGCAGTGGGCGGTGGAGCGCAGGGCGGCACACCGCCGTAGCGCACCCCAGGCCCCCGCCGCCGGCGACCGGTCCAAAAGCCGATAG
- a CDS encoding glycosyltransferase 87 family protein — translation MTVRSKVLPAKAVDWSARPSSVWWGFAVVHLYFLGWMASFFLNGETFSDTEQYRQWATAGYNPADLTGKISPWVYPVLAQIPIFVANIAGPSLYLLVWFLIIAALNAVGLLYLTRGPRRVTGVAPAWWWLFFTVFMGYLSFARVEGITAPIVLIALLYAAERPVVAGVLLSVATWIKVWPAAVLVPIAIASHKRVQVVLAGAAVTAVVGLGTWLTGGLPHIMDFLLNQGERGMQLEATFSTPWVWLSVFHIAGSKMADNTAINSTEVYGPGASTAAFLMQPLLVLAAVIAAILLVRAMRRGAEREELFLEGSLMMVTAFIVFNKVGSPQFIIWLAPVIIAGLTHDWERWKVPAALLMGIAMTTFVIYPLFYTPLIHAHPVMAAILTTRNVLLVVLLWWSVKRTAELGRRTSSRVPAGA, via the coding sequence GTGACGGTCCGCAGCAAGGTCCTGCCGGCCAAAGCAGTGGATTGGTCCGCCCGCCCGTCCAGCGTGTGGTGGGGCTTCGCCGTCGTCCATCTGTACTTCCTGGGCTGGATGGCGTCCTTCTTCCTGAACGGCGAAACGTTCAGCGACACCGAGCAGTACCGGCAGTGGGCCACGGCCGGGTACAACCCGGCGGACCTCACCGGGAAGATCAGCCCGTGGGTTTACCCGGTGCTGGCGCAGATCCCCATTTTCGTCGCCAACATCGCCGGGCCCAGCCTCTACCTGCTCGTGTGGTTCCTGATTATCGCGGCACTCAATGCCGTCGGCCTGCTCTACCTGACCCGCGGCCCGCGGAGGGTTACCGGCGTGGCCCCGGCGTGGTGGTGGCTGTTCTTCACCGTCTTCATGGGCTACCTGAGCTTCGCCAGGGTGGAAGGCATCACCGCACCGATCGTGCTGATCGCGCTGCTCTACGCCGCGGAGCGGCCCGTGGTGGCGGGCGTCCTGCTCAGCGTCGCCACGTGGATCAAGGTGTGGCCGGCAGCGGTGCTGGTACCCATCGCCATCGCCAGCCACAAGCGCGTCCAAGTGGTGCTCGCCGGCGCCGCCGTGACCGCCGTCGTGGGCCTGGGGACCTGGCTGACCGGCGGCCTGCCGCACATCATGGACTTCCTGTTGAACCAGGGCGAGCGCGGCATGCAGCTTGAGGCCACGTTCTCCACACCGTGGGTCTGGCTGAGCGTGTTCCACATTGCCGGCTCGAAGATGGCGGACAACACGGCCATCAACTCCACCGAGGTTTACGGTCCGGGAGCCAGTACCGCAGCTTTCCTGATGCAGCCGCTGCTGGTCCTGGCCGCCGTGATTGCAGCCATCCTGCTGGTGCGCGCCATGCGGCGGGGCGCCGAGCGTGAGGAGCTGTTCCTCGAGGGCTCCCTCATGATGGTCACGGCGTTCATTGTGTTCAACAAGGTGGGCTCGCCGCAGTTCATCATCTGGCTGGCACCGGTGATCATCGCCGGCCTGACCCACGACTGGGAGCGCTGGAAGGTGCCCGCGGCCCTGCTGATGGGCATCGCCATGACCACGTTCGTAATCTACCCGCTGTTCTACACGCCCCTGATCCACGCCCATCCGGTCATGGCGGCCATCCTCACCACCCGCAACGTGCTCCTGGTGGTGCTGCTGTGGTGGTCGGTGAAGCGGACGGCCGAGCTGGGGCGCAGGACGTCCTCCCGGGTACCCGCGGGCGCGTAG
- a CDS encoding DUF1003 domain-containing protein, whose protein sequence is MSFQQKTWHEKHKASLSTGQRAADIMRNGMGSWPFVASFIGFMLIWAAINTVALAANAWDPYPYILLNLLLSMLAGLQGAILLIAAKRQDAIAAAMAQHDYDTNIEAKKEIELLISMNRVQLEILQELKKAASP, encoded by the coding sequence ATGAGCTTCCAACAGAAGACCTGGCACGAGAAACACAAAGCTTCCCTGAGCACGGGACAGCGGGCCGCTGACATCATGCGCAACGGAATGGGAAGCTGGCCCTTCGTTGCCAGCTTTATCGGCTTCATGCTGATCTGGGCTGCCATCAATACGGTGGCACTGGCCGCCAACGCCTGGGACCCGTACCCCTACATCCTGCTGAACCTCCTGCTTTCAATGCTCGCCGGACTGCAGGGCGCCATTTTGCTCATCGCCGCCAAGCGGCAGGACGCCATTGCCGCGGCCATGGCCCAACACGACTACGACACCAATATCGAAGCGAAAAAGGAGATCGAGCTCCTGATCTCCATGAACCGGGTCCAGCTGGAAATCCTGCAGGAGCTGAAGAAGGCGGCCTCCCCCTAG
- a CDS encoding YidH family protein: protein MDNPSSRSDGGRTGISSRILGGGQEPDPRFTLANERTFLAWIRTSLALLAGGVAVEAFMADLFDPRLRKGLAVLLLVLALLIGGGSFFRWLNVERAIRRKAPIPLPWIAPVLAIGGGVVAAIMTAVVLV from the coding sequence ATGGATAATCCCAGCTCACGCAGTGATGGTGGAAGAACTGGCATATCCAGCCGAATATTGGGCGGCGGCCAAGAACCGGACCCGCGCTTCACCTTAGCCAACGAACGCACGTTCCTTGCATGGATTAGGACCTCCTTGGCATTGCTCGCCGGTGGCGTCGCCGTTGAAGCCTTCATGGCCGATCTATTCGACCCGAGACTTCGCAAAGGGCTCGCCGTCCTGCTTCTCGTTCTCGCGCTCCTCATCGGAGGCGGCTCATTCTTCCGCTGGCTTAATGTAGAACGCGCCATACGCCGCAAAGCCCCAATCCCACTCCCATGGATCGCTCCGGTCCTGGCAATTGGCGGGGGCGTCGTCGCCGCCATCATGACGGCTGTCGTGCTCGTCTAA